Proteins from one Bacteroides zhangwenhongii genomic window:
- a CDS encoding SusC/RagA family TonB-linked outer membrane protein, translated as MKNIQRILLFAVCLCTAFTVQAQSLTVTGKVIDAEGLEVIGANITLKGASGVGSISDLSGNYRLKVDNAAKAILVFSYIGMKTQEVPVKGKAVINVTLQSDAKALDEVVVVGYGTSKRSDLTGSVVSVKSEDLMKVPTSDLSQALAGRVAGVQVTQSEGAPGSSISIRVRGGISITQSNEPLYIIDGFPSEDGMASLDPAEVETIDILKDASATAIYGARGANGVVVITTKKGSTNESKMSVSLESYIGFKTLVRKLPVLSTKEYVLLDYERSLAFQGEKGVTSFQSTYGSFLEIDENYGNRPGIDWQEETLGRTATSQNYRVRISGGNKELKYSLGYSYFKDMGAMVFSGNDKHNISFNITHKPSKRIQVNARISFDQSKIYGMGTSDGNTRFNKMEHILQYRPTIGIYGNDQDLLENEDKIIDDESNPVQNPLLSASQETNNRQLRTFQANGGFTFNFTKNFSFRNSTGIRYQTTRNDVFYGELSSIGKRSSINGYIQYAENSSFQTSNVLNYEYKRKKHKMIAMLGQEWVSRWTRTIRANATNFPNNDIGLDDMSLGIPGAITSGVNYDDKLLSFFTRLNYSFADKYLLTATLRADGSSKFSKDNKWGIFPSISAAWRIGEEKFIKDLNIFSDLKLRVGYGMAGNNRIASYTSLELLDSTVYPNGSTMTPGYVQSSIVSRNLQWESNNTLNIGLDMGFFGQRLTISPEFYVNESTHLLLNSRVPSSSGFTNMMRNIGKTQNIGVDLTISSTNIQSRNFTWTTNLNLSHNKNTIKALSGESYFLEEAKFGYAQKTHKIEVGKPIGQFYGYKTLGLYQVSDFNYDVRTQAYTLKDGIPCMGDRSSVQPGMWKFANTDGNDVIDENDMTVIGNANPVFYGGLSNTFKYKNFDLTAFFTFSYGAEVLNATKLTNTQAGKTVYNVLNLANSSKRWMTINKEGATVTDPQELAALNAGKTVASIHDMEQGDKYIHSWAVEDASYLRLSNLTIGYNFPKKWIRKASIQNLRLYATGSNLFVWTPYSGFDPEVSTKGNNLTPGVDFGAYPRSRSYVFGLNITF; from the coding sequence ATGAAAAACATTCAAAGAATTCTCCTTTTTGCGGTTTGCCTTTGCACCGCATTTACAGTTCAAGCCCAAAGCCTGACGGTCACCGGAAAGGTGATTGATGCGGAAGGCTTGGAAGTCATCGGAGCCAACATTACCCTCAAAGGTGCTTCCGGTGTCGGCTCAATCAGTGATTTAAGCGGAAATTACAGGCTGAAGGTCGATAATGCCGCCAAGGCTATCCTTGTATTTTCTTATATAGGAATGAAAACACAAGAAGTCCCCGTAAAAGGGAAAGCGGTCATCAACGTGACGCTGCAAAGTGATGCGAAAGCATTGGATGAAGTGGTAGTAGTAGGTTATGGAACAAGCAAGCGCAGTGACCTGACAGGCTCCGTCGTTTCCGTAAAGAGTGAAGACCTGATGAAAGTCCCTACTTCCGACCTCAGCCAAGCATTAGCAGGACGGGTAGCCGGTGTACAAGTTACTCAAAGTGAAGGAGCACCGGGATCGAGCATATCCATACGCGTACGCGGTGGTATTTCCATTACCCAAAGTAACGAACCTCTTTATATTATTGACGGTTTCCCTAGTGAAGACGGTATGGCGAGCCTTGACCCGGCCGAAGTAGAAACGATTGATATATTAAAAGATGCTTCCGCCACGGCAATCTATGGTGCCAGAGGTGCCAACGGTGTCGTAGTAATCACGACCAAGAAAGGAAGTACAAATGAGAGCAAAATGTCTGTCAGTCTTGAAAGCTATATCGGCTTCAAGACATTGGTACGCAAACTTCCTGTGCTCTCTACCAAAGAATACGTACTGCTGGATTATGAACGCAGTCTTGCTTTTCAGGGCGAGAAAGGAGTCACCAGTTTCCAGTCCACATACGGTTCTTTCCTGGAAATCGATGAGAACTATGGCAATCGTCCGGGCATTGATTGGCAGGAAGAGACGCTTGGTAGAACAGCAACCAGCCAAAACTACCGTGTACGTATATCAGGAGGAAACAAGGAATTGAAATATTCACTCGGATACAGCTACTTCAAAGATATGGGTGCCATGGTGTTTAGCGGGAACGACAAACATAATATCTCGTTCAATATCACCCATAAGCCTTCTAAACGTATTCAGGTGAATGCACGGATCAGCTTTGACCAAAGCAAAATATACGGTATGGGAACTTCGGACGGAAATACCCGCTTCAACAAAATGGAGCATATCCTGCAATACCGCCCCACTATCGGTATCTATGGAAACGATCAAGACTTACTGGAAAATGAGGATAAGATAATTGACGATGAATCCAACCCAGTACAAAACCCGCTGCTCTCAGCCTCGCAGGAAACCAACAACAGACAACTCCGAACTTTCCAGGCAAACGGCGGATTTACCTTTAACTTCACAAAGAACTTTAGTTTCCGCAATAGCACCGGCATACGCTATCAGACTACCCGAAATGATGTCTTTTACGGAGAACTGTCCAGCATCGGGAAACGCTCCAGTATCAACGGATATATCCAATATGCTGAAAATAGCAGTTTCCAGACTTCCAACGTATTGAACTACGAATATAAGAGAAAGAAACATAAAATGATAGCGATGCTCGGTCAGGAGTGGGTATCGCGATGGACACGCACGATAAGGGCCAATGCAACGAACTTCCCGAATAATGATATAGGTTTGGATGATATGAGCTTGGGGATTCCCGGAGCCATCACGTCCGGAGTGAATTATGACGACAAACTATTGTCTTTCTTCACCCGGTTGAATTATAGCTTCGCCGACAAATATTTACTGACTGCCACTTTACGTGCCGATGGTTCATCCAAGTTCAGCAAAGACAACAAATGGGGAATCTTCCCTTCCATCTCGGCAGCATGGCGCATCGGAGAAGAAAAATTCATTAAAGACCTGAATATTTTTTCCGACTTAAAATTGAGAGTAGGTTACGGTATGGCAGGCAACAACCGCATCGCAAGCTATACTTCCCTGGAATTATTGGACTCCACCGTATATCCGAATGGCAGCACCATGACTCCCGGTTACGTCCAGTCTTCCATAGTCAGCCGGAATTTACAATGGGAATCGAACAATACCCTCAACATCGGACTTGATATGGGATTCTTCGGACAAAGATTGACCATTTCTCCGGAATTCTACGTAAATGAAAGTACACACTTGCTCTTAAACTCGAGAGTTCCCAGCTCTTCGGGATTCACCAATATGATGCGGAATATCGGAAAGACACAGAATATCGGCGTCGACCTGACCATCAGCTCTACCAATATTCAAAGCCGTAACTTCACATGGACAACAAACCTGAACCTGTCTCATAACAAAAACACCATCAAGGCGCTGTCCGGCGAAAGCTATTTCCTGGAAGAAGCCAAATTCGGATACGCTCAAAAGACACATAAGATTGAAGTAGGAAAGCCCATCGGGCAATTCTACGGATACAAAACATTAGGTTTGTATCAAGTCTCGGACTTCAACTATGATGTACGCACACAGGCTTATACCCTTAAAGATGGAATTCCCTGTATGGGCGACCGTAGTTCCGTGCAGCCGGGTATGTGGAAATTCGCCAATACAGACGGTAATGATGTGATTGATGAGAATGACATGACAGTCATCGGTAATGCCAACCCTGTCTTTTACGGTGGTTTAAGCAACACATTCAAGTACAAGAACTTTGACCTGACTGCCTTCTTCACCTTCTCTTATGGTGCAGAAGTGCTGAACGCCACCAAATTGACCAATACACAAGCCGGAAAAACTGTATATAATGTACTGAACCTGGCAAACAGCAGCAAACGTTGGATGACTATCAACAAAGAAGGTGCAACCGTCACAGACCCGCAGGAACTCGCCGCCCTGAATGCCGGTAAAACCGTAGCTTCCATACACGATATGGAACAAGGGGACAAATATATCCATTCTTGGGCTGTGGAAGATGCCTCTTACCTGCGATTAAGTAACTTAACCATCGGATACAACTTTCCAAAGAAATGGATACGGAAAGCTTCCATCCAAAATCTCCGCCTTTATGCGACAGGAAGTAACTTGTTTGTATGGACCCCCTACTCCGGTTTCGACCCGGAAGTATCAACAAAAGGAAACAACCTGACGCCCGGCGTAGATTTCGGAGCTTATCCCCGTAGCCGTTCTTACGTATTCGGCCTTAACATAACCTTTTAG
- a CDS encoding DUF6562 domain-containing protein, with amino-acid sequence MKNKIYTTFIHLGALLMLLPAIVSSCLYEEPELTADGTKGVDPTQVNIMSEVTLDMNLAPLEINNTRAATTSGYNYRFTVIAYEGKEEVARQEIYEAVRPEQSSVSLPISMKLHARKYQLVVWADYIRNQEGNYTLFYDTGNMERILRAGSYKGNSNYYDAFYGTAALNLTPYRDQWNAIVPIDIQMVRPLARYELIATDVDKFLKKIKDKEITGNQFTISIKYGYYLTTGFNALTGQVKHPLQYVSYSKSIPLPTEGTEELPIGFDYVFVNGEGSFVSLTIEITNEKSNVVARYRNLKVPYKQNHLTTVRGKFLSANPGIDIDTDFDDDIIVDLDRL; translated from the coding sequence ATGAAAAATAAGATATATACTACATTCATCCACTTAGGAGCACTACTGATGCTTTTACCAGCTATCGTCAGCAGTTGTCTTTATGAAGAACCCGAACTGACTGCCGACGGAACCAAAGGAGTAGACCCTACACAAGTGAATATCATGTCCGAAGTAACTTTGGATATGAATCTTGCGCCACTGGAAATTAATAATACACGTGCCGCCACTACCAGTGGCTACAATTATCGTTTCACTGTCATTGCTTACGAGGGAAAGGAAGAAGTGGCACGCCAGGAGATTTATGAAGCTGTCCGTCCCGAACAATCCAGTGTCAGCCTGCCTATCTCCATGAAACTGCACGCCCGCAAATACCAACTGGTGGTATGGGCAGATTATATTCGCAATCAGGAAGGAAATTACACGCTCTTCTATGATACCGGCAATATGGAACGTATCTTGCGTGCAGGGTCTTACAAAGGCAATTCCAACTATTATGATGCTTTTTATGGAACTGCCGCACTGAATCTCACTCCGTATCGGGACCAGTGGAATGCCATTGTTCCCATCGACATCCAAATGGTCCGCCCGTTGGCCCGCTATGAGTTGATAGCCACGGATGTAGACAAATTCCTGAAAAAGATAAAGGATAAGGAAATCACCGGAAACCAATTTACTATCAGTATCAAATATGGCTATTATCTGACTACGGGTTTCAACGCTCTGACCGGACAAGTGAAACATCCGCTGCAATATGTGTCTTACAGTAAATCCATCCCTCTTCCTACAGAAGGTACGGAAGAGTTGCCAATCGGCTTCGATTATGTATTCGTGAACGGAGAAGGTTCTTTCGTCTCACTGACTATCGAAATAACCAATGAAAAGAGTAACGTAGTAGCCCGCTACCGGAATCTGAAAGTACCTTATAAGCAAAACCATCTGACAACGGTTCGCGGCAAATTCCTAAGTGCCAATCCGGGGATAGACATCGACACGGATTTTGACGATGACATCATCGTGGATCTGGACAGATTATAA
- a CDS encoding DUF4962 domain-containing protein — MKKSIYIAIIGSIAFLHSYAQPTIRLTDTTLMHEMRTTPSPLDKAVVKDRAVSFLWPLRADVNVAEELLDGVKSATPKTDKSKLCYQVRYSQDAALKNNVTLVDTRWPFFNPEKALVAGKWYWQYGYVEKGKTIWSKVLQFTVEDNPQKFCPPALKTVLSGLPKSHPRVWVMKDEWKDFMKRSKSATEYQWYIEVADKAVNSPMPSVDKIDTRGAEKLDNEVKRQALITRESRRVIDKEETNTEALIRAYLLTQDKRYYEAAIARVLEMISWSDHQNVAGDFNAATMLSLCSMAYDSFYDLLSDDLKAQLLKEIKHRGGEFYANFNNRLENHIADNHVWQMTLRIFTMAAFSVYGEMPEADTWVDYCYNVWLARFPGLNKDGGWHNGDSYFTVNTRTLIEVPYYYSKLSGFDFFSDPWYQGSIMYTIFQQPPFSKSGGNGSSHQNVVRPNSIRVSYTDALARLTGNTYAADYTRRTLEKEPNYLKKALLAKPGDLAWFRLQCNKPLPQGAGLADLPMGYVFPATGLASFMTNWNSVGRNAMISFRSSPYGSTSHALANQNAFNTFYGGSSLFYSSGHHISFIDEHSLYCHRATRAHNTILVNGMGQRIGTEGYGWIPRYYVGEKIGYVVGDASNAYGKVISPLWLERGKQSKLDYSPANGWDENHLKTFRRHIVELGTSGLVFIYDELEADEPVTWSYLLHTVINPMTVKENQDYVHIQATNKNGASDAYLFSSGKLATETTDKFFIPAVNWLRADSKGNFAPYANHWHFTATSSKQKVYRFATVINTHALARPAAEPVILKDGRIKVGSWIIKVNTSAEGMPMFFIRSTKVGEDVNITYKGGATIVREDGYETTLTDKLPELEI; from the coding sequence ATGAAAAAGAGCATTTATATCGCAATCATAGGGAGCATCGCTTTCCTTCATTCATACGCCCAACCGACGATCCGCTTGACGGATACTACACTGATGCATGAGATGCGCACCACACCGTCCCCGCTGGATAAGGCAGTGGTAAAAGACCGTGCCGTGTCTTTTTTATGGCCGCTTCGCGCTGATGTCAACGTGGCGGAAGAATTACTAGACGGAGTTAAATCCGCTACCCCAAAAACGGATAAATCCAAGTTATGCTATCAAGTTCGTTACTCGCAAGATGCGGCATTAAAGAATAATGTAACATTGGTCGATACCCGCTGGCCGTTTTTCAATCCGGAAAAGGCATTGGTCGCTGGAAAGTGGTATTGGCAATATGGATATGTAGAAAAAGGAAAGACCATCTGGTCTAAAGTACTTCAGTTTACCGTGGAAGATAATCCGCAGAAGTTCTGTCCGCCCGCATTGAAAACCGTACTGTCAGGATTGCCGAAGAGCCATCCCCGTGTATGGGTAATGAAGGATGAATGGAAGGACTTTATGAAAAGGAGCAAGTCTGCAACGGAATATCAATGGTATATCGAAGTGGCGGACAAAGCGGTAAATTCTCCCATGCCTTCTGTGGACAAAATTGACACAAGAGGTGCGGAAAAGCTGGATAATGAAGTGAAACGGCAAGCGTTAATTACTCGTGAAAGCCGCCGTGTCATAGACAAAGAAGAAACCAATACGGAAGCCTTGATACGTGCTTATCTGCTGACACAGGACAAACGGTATTATGAAGCAGCCATAGCCCGTGTACTTGAAATGATTAGTTGGAGTGACCACCAAAACGTGGCCGGTGACTTCAATGCGGCAACGATGCTTTCTCTCTGTTCCATGGCATACGATTCATTCTACGATTTGCTATCGGATGATTTGAAGGCTCAATTATTGAAAGAAATCAAACACAGAGGTGGAGAATTTTACGCGAACTTCAACAATCGCCTGGAAAATCATATAGCCGATAACCACGTATGGCAAATGACCCTCCGTATCTTCACTATGGCTGCCTTCAGTGTCTACGGTGAGATGCCGGAAGCAGATACCTGGGTGGATTATTGTTATAATGTATGGTTGGCGCGTTTTCCCGGTCTGAACAAAGATGGCGGATGGCACAACGGTGATTCTTATTTTACTGTCAACACTCGTACCTTGATAGAAGTACCTTATTATTATAGCAAATTAAGCGGTTTCGATTTCTTCAGCGACCCGTGGTATCAAGGTTCCATCATGTATACAATTTTCCAGCAGCCGCCTTTCTCTAAATCAGGAGGCAATGGTAGCAGTCATCAAAATGTAGTAAGACCCAATAGCATTCGGGTAAGCTATACGGATGCATTAGCCCGCCTTACCGGAAATACATATGCAGCAGACTATACCCGCCGCACCCTCGAAAAAGAACCAAACTACCTCAAAAAGGCACTTTTGGCCAAACCGGGTGATTTGGCATGGTTCCGCCTGCAATGCAACAAGCCTCTGCCGCAAGGCGCAGGATTAGCGGATTTGCCTATGGGCTACGTATTCCCGGCAACCGGACTGGCTTCTTTCATGACAAATTGGAACAGTGTAGGACGCAATGCTATGATTAGCTTCCGTTCAAGTCCTTATGGTTCCACTTCCCATGCGCTGGCCAATCAAAATGCATTCAATACCTTCTACGGTGGCAGTTCCTTGTTTTACAGCAGCGGACATCATATCAGTTTTATCGATGAGCACAGCTTGTATTGCCACCGTGCTACCCGCGCCCACAATACTATATTAGTGAACGGCATGGGGCAGCGTATCGGAACAGAAGGTTATGGATGGATTCCCCGCTATTATGTAGGTGAGAAGATTGGTTATGTAGTAGGCGACGCTTCCAACGCATACGGCAAAGTGATTTCTCCTTTATGGCTGGAACGCGGAAAACAGTCAAAACTGGATTACTCGCCTGCCAACGGTTGGGATGAGAACCATCTAAAGACTTTCCGTCGCCACATTGTCGAATTGGGAACTTCCGGACTAGTATTCATTTACGATGAACTGGAAGCTGACGAGCCCGTGACGTGGAGTTATCTGCTGCATACTGTTATCAATCCGATGACTGTGAAGGAGAATCAGGACTATGTGCACATACAGGCAACCAACAAAAACGGAGCTTCTGACGCTTATCTGTTCTCCAGTGGCAAGTTGGCTACCGAAACTACGGATAAGTTCTTTATTCCTGCCGTAAACTGGTTGCGTGCAGATAGCAAAGGCAACTTCGCCCCTTATGCCAATCACTGGCATTTCACAGCGACTTCATCCAAACAAAAGGTATACCGCTTTGCAACGGTTATCAATACGCACGCTCTTGCCAGACCGGCAGCCGAACCAGTGATACTGAAGGACGGAAGAATCAAAGTAGGAAGCTGGATTATCAAGGTAAATACTTCCGCGGAAGGCATGCCGATGTTTTTTATACGCAGTACGAAAGTAGGGGAAGATGTGAATATTACTTATAAAGGTGGTGCTACTATCGTGCGGGAAGATGGTTATGAGACAACATTGACAGATAAACTTCCGGAACTGGAAATCTAA
- a CDS encoding RagB/SusD family nutrient uptake outer membrane protein yields the protein MKKNNLYYILCLLLCGLTNSACLDTLTEDPNSYYEKKDFFTDKAKAQMAVVGVYSVLPTLYGDYEMALPCSDDTYYASGTNSDNTRRDIAHYTLNPANQYVYNAWKGLYQGINYANYAIQGIEGMENYEGDTDLQAMVAEAKFLRALYAFSLVRYWGDVPFKTTYSDSYEHTYQPRSSRETIYDQIINDLNFAKGHLAWADASSSPEKASQGSARALLMRVLLQRAGYSLQMDGTITQPDESKRREYFNAVIREWEEFKTNGYHNFYTTGYLELFKGFSAGTLDSQESLFEVAFYSPDGNTGTKGYWGTYIGPAVAAPGIASTEANQFMGRANALFRVVPEWKEFFEAGDARRDVMVCTYKFNWDKTSYSHKKVENKSGRDWYPGKWRREWMPIGYKNPNVTDVNFCYIRYADVVLMAAEAFNETDNTPEAWKLLNSVRKRAGATEITSENYASLLKAPKVYNLNFINDGDEAGRFRTALYWERGFELAFEGQRKYDLIRWGIIQEALALFFENSAANTSTSTGYPAGKNFRKGKHELFPIPTDELQLNYLLENKNNPNY from the coding sequence ATGAAAAAGAATAATTTATACTATATACTCTGCCTGCTTCTCTGCGGTTTGACAAATAGTGCCTGCCTGGACACTCTGACCGAAGACCCTAATTCCTATTATGAGAAGAAGGATTTCTTCACCGACAAGGCCAAGGCACAGATGGCAGTCGTTGGCGTTTACAGTGTGTTACCCACTCTCTACGGAGATTATGAGATGGCTCTTCCCTGTTCCGACGACACTTACTATGCTTCAGGAACAAATTCAGATAATACCCGCCGGGATATCGCCCACTACACCTTAAACCCTGCCAATCAATATGTCTATAATGCCTGGAAAGGCCTTTATCAAGGAATCAATTATGCCAATTATGCGATTCAAGGTATCGAGGGTATGGAAAATTACGAAGGAGATACGGACTTGCAGGCAATGGTAGCGGAAGCTAAATTCCTACGGGCATTGTATGCTTTCAGCCTGGTACGCTACTGGGGGGATGTTCCTTTCAAAACGACTTATTCCGATTCTTACGAACATACTTACCAGCCACGCAGCAGCCGGGAAACGATATATGACCAAATTATCAATGATTTGAACTTCGCTAAAGGTCATCTTGCATGGGCAGACGCTTCTTCTTCTCCCGAGAAGGCAAGCCAAGGTTCAGCAAGAGCGCTACTGATGCGCGTATTATTGCAACGTGCCGGATACAGCTTGCAAATGGACGGAACCATCACCCAGCCGGATGAAAGCAAACGCCGAGAATATTTTAACGCTGTCATCCGGGAGTGGGAAGAATTCAAAACAAACGGTTATCACAATTTCTATACTACCGGCTATCTTGAATTATTCAAAGGATTCTCCGCAGGAACGCTCGATTCACAGGAGAGCTTGTTTGAAGTAGCCTTCTACAGCCCCGACGGCAATACTGGAACGAAAGGTTACTGGGGCACGTATATCGGCCCGGCGGTAGCAGCACCCGGCATTGCCAGTACGGAAGCCAATCAGTTTATGGGACGTGCCAATGCGCTATTCCGTGTTGTACCCGAATGGAAAGAGTTCTTTGAAGCCGGAGATGCACGTCGCGATGTAATGGTCTGTACCTACAAATTCAACTGGGACAAAACGAGTTACAGCCATAAAAAGGTGGAAAACAAAAGTGGAAGAGACTGGTATCCCGGTAAGTGGCGTCGCGAATGGATGCCTATCGGATACAAGAATCCGAATGTTACTGACGTAAATTTCTGCTATATCCGTTATGCGGACGTAGTATTGATGGCGGCCGAAGCCTTTAATGAAACGGACAATACGCCTGAAGCCTGGAAGTTATTGAACAGTGTCCGAAAACGTGCCGGAGCAACCGAAATCACTTCCGAGAACTATGCAAGTCTGTTGAAAGCTCCCAAAGTATACAATCTCAACTTCATCAACGATGGAGATGAAGCAGGCCGATTCCGCACGGCTCTCTATTGGGAACGGGGATTCGAACTGGCTTTTGAAGGACAGCGTAAATATGACCTGATCCGTTGGGGAATTATTCAGGAAGCATTGGCATTATTCTTTGAGAACAGTGCAGCCAATACCAGTACTTCAACCGGATACCCGGCAGGGAAAAACTTCCGTAAAGGTAAACATGAGTTATTCCCGATTCCGACAGACGAGTTGCAATTAAATTACCTGCTAGAAAATAAGAACAACCCTAATTATTAA
- a CDS encoding DUF3575 domain-containing protein: MQQEPQQPQNPQKVQQKKPRIQTSADENEIVFKPLTETGKKPEAASRKGTASKEEVATKKVVTTKKAVVTTKKEKGNHSERYIALKSNIAYDAAGLPNLAFEMQFCKHISVELPVICSFWDISQKHAVRTVAIQPEGRWWLKHPGDGHFFGLHAHVAWFNVKWQKDRYQNTDRPLLGAGVSYGYLLPLSKHWGAEFSLGAGYAHIKYNTYYNIDNGAQIGTETRNYWGITRIGLSLSYRF; the protein is encoded by the coding sequence ATGCAGCAAGAGCCTCAACAACCACAGAACCCACAAAAAGTTCAGCAGAAGAAGCCCCGAATACAAACCTCGGCCGACGAAAACGAAATCGTCTTCAAGCCGTTGACGGAAACTGGGAAAAAGCCGGAAGCGGCTTCCAGAAAGGGAACGGCTTCTAAAGAAGAAGTCGCAACTAAGAAAGTAGTGACGACCAAAAAAGCAGTGGTTACTACTAAAAAGGAAAAAGGAAATCATTCCGAACGTTATATAGCTCTAAAGAGCAATATCGCCTACGATGCGGCAGGGCTTCCTAATTTGGCATTTGAAATGCAGTTCTGCAAGCATATCTCCGTAGAGCTACCTGTAATTTGCAGCTTTTGGGATATCAGTCAGAAACATGCGGTACGAACGGTAGCCATTCAGCCGGAAGGGCGCTGGTGGTTGAAGCACCCCGGTGACGGACACTTCTTCGGGCTGCATGCCCACGTTGCCTGGTTCAACGTGAAATGGCAGAAAGACCGTTACCAAAATACAGACCGTCCGTTATTAGGAGCAGGTGTAAGTTACGGCTACTTACTTCCCCTGTCCAAGCATTGGGGAGCGGAGTTCTCTTTGGGAGCCGGCTATGCCCATATAAAATACAATACTTATTATAACATAGATAATGGGGCGCAGATTGGAACAGAAACCCGGAATTATTGGGGAATCACCCGTATCGGTCTATCCTTGTCTTATCGTTTTTAA